A part of Gadus morhua chromosome 17, gadMor3.0, whole genome shotgun sequence genomic DNA contains:
- the LOC115529179 gene encoding uncharacterized protein LOC115529179 — MDENKANLTQFISIELERHVIQYGLEIVISGGFDDAEKVATAAGIDVSHLRAAHEEADTRILLHAVDAKIQGYERLIIQCRDTDVLLLLLVFAHLLIPEIWMKAGTAKKPRYIKVHDIKMSNVSQFTGIGKRTAWKVFQQCPHLLHNFGEDEVPSPAILSSAEQFVCKLYDPKTTSTLIHEARCALFRKVKANVDTLPPTQDALSLHLMRAHYQTKVWKQSLVTHPQLPSPTSCGWHMKDGMLVPQLLTKEPVQCLELTICGCRESGSQCSTRQCRCRRSGIFCSGACGCACAAWCKNTQDSD; from the exons ATGGACGAAAACAAGGCCAACCTGACACAATTCATTTCAATTGAACTTGAAAGGCATGTCATTCAGTATGGTCTTGAAATCGTAATAAGTGGGGGATTTGATGATGCTGAAAAAGTGGCAACGGCAGCTGGTATTGATGTTTCCCACCTACGGGCTGCACATGAAGAAGCAGATACCCGCATATTGCTACATGCTGTCGATGCCAAAATCCAAGGGTATGAGAGGCTCATCATTCAGTGCAGAGACACAGATGTACTGTTGTTGCTTCTTGTGTTTGCACACCTGCTGATCCCAGAAATTTGGATGAAAGCAGGAACTGCTAAGAAACCACGCTACATTAAAGTGCAtgatattaaaatgtcaaatgtCAGTCAGTTCACTGGAATAGGGAAAAGAACGGCGTGGAAAGTGTTCCAGCAGTGCCCTCATCTTCTCCACAACTTTGGTGAGGATGAAGTACCAAGTCCAGCTATTCTATCCTCAGCAGAACAGTTTGTCTGCAAACTTTATGATCCAAAAACGACCAGCACTTTAATCCATGAAGCTCGCTGTGCCCTGTTTCGGAAAGTGAAAGCCAATGTGGATACTTTACCACCAACTCAGGATGCCTTGTCTCTGCACCTCATGAGGGCCCACTATCAAACGAAGGTTTGGAAACAGTCACTAGTGACCCATCCACAGTTGCCCTCACCAACCAGTTGTGGTTGGCACATGAAGGATGGAATGCTTGTCCCCCAGCTTTTAACCAAAGAACCTGTACAGTGCTTGGAGCTGACGATATGCGGATGCAGGGAAAGTGGAAGTCAGTGCAGTACCAGGCAGTGTCGATGTCGAAGAAGTGGAATATTTTGCAGTGGGGCATGTGGGTGTGCCTGTGCAGCTTGGTGCAAGAATACTCAG GACTCAGACTGA
- the LOC115529291 gene encoding fibroblast growth factor receptor 1-like: MPTEEEEEAPSITEFHSSTHVLPVGKTARYTCHAGGTPEPTVEWLHNGRPLERDGTDDLSEVWVERGFLFVRGVRYGVNTACCMASNSAGTANHTAELLVFDACELTLDPNTAYRYLSLSEDNRKEDLLPGVRIGGRRTQVGASVSLCRL, from the exons atgcccacggaggaggaggaggaggcccccagcatcacagagttccactcctctacccacgtgttgcccgtgggcaaaacggcccgctacacttgccacgccggcggcacgccggagcccacagtagagtggctccacaacggcaggcccctggagagggacggcacagaTGACCTATCAGAggtctgggtggagagggggttcctcttcgtcagaggtgTGAGGTATGGCGTGAACACGGCCTGCTGCATGGCGAGtaacagcgctggcacggccaatcacaccgctgagctgcttgtctttg atgcctgtgaactcacactggaccccaacacggcctacagatacctctctctgtctgaggacaacaggaaa gaggacctcctcccgggggttaGGATAGGGGGGCGGCGGACCCAAGTGGgggcctcagtgtctctgtgtcggttgtag
- the LOC115529177 gene encoding uncharacterized protein LOC115529177 yields MAARDGVNRLQKKAFVAALTRAQAKAQLLPDPKDTDTQKPSELKQDQEPTQTQTQPKRPPAGSTVQELVDVKRFSNLSRLVKTVAWIRRAARMFMKGNKQTANNPKWEAVSFSKVISVTEREDALKYIFLAAQQSAFFPSTTTDRLVVYRDQGTGLLVCGGRVQIFNEDKVAVPILPYEAWVSTLLAREAHEENHDGVAGTLLKMRRRAWVVKGRRIAQKAVENCMFCRKTKAKRCQQIMGDLPPERTEPAAPFHYTTVDLFGPYQVRDDVKKRVSLKVWGIVFCCMASRAIHTDLVNSQSTESFLFAYQRFTALRGHPKKIWSDPGTNFIGAKPVLEEQYRFLANLDKATLEERTAKDGTEWSWKIHPADSPHRNGAAEAAVRIVKRALQSLGGESGLSWSEFQTTLYTAANLANERPIDARTQSREDSVQFITPNCLLLGRASQGGDVRTFDFSDYPYKRLREMQAQVNKFWRNWSQLAGPNLFVRNKWHTAKRNVAVGDIVWMADQNALRGQFRIARVVSVNSDSKGVVRDVNVRTFPSYPVPVTRPTRAKVIHRTSKKFKEKIPAAVLHRDVRRLVVLLPTEEQN; encoded by the coding sequence ATGGCTGCCAGAGACGGTGTCAACAGATTACAGAAGAAAGCCTTTGTTGCTGCACTGACCCGAGCACAAGCCAAGGCCCAACTGCTGCCGGATCCAAAGGATACTGACACGCAGAAGCCTTCTGAACTAAAGCAAGACCAGGAACCAACTCAGACCCAAACACAACCAAAGAGGCCACCAGCAGGATCAACTGTCCAAGAACTGGTGGATGTCAAGCGGTTCAGTAACCTAAGCCGACTTGTCAAAACAGTCGCCTGGATCCGGAGGGCAGCAAGGATGTTCATGAAAGGGAACAAGCAAACTGCAAACAATCCAAAGTGGGAGGCAGTGTCGTTTTCAAAAGTCATCTCAGTGACAGAGAGGGAAGATGCCCTAAAATACATCTTCCTTGCGGCACAGCAAAGTGCATTCTTCCCAAGCACAACCACAGACAGGCTGGTGGTGTACAGAGACCAAGGGACTGGATTGTTGGTCTGTGGGGGTCGTGTGCAGATCTTCAATGAAGATAAAGTTGCTGTCCCCATCTTGCCTTACGAAGCCTGGGTGTCGACACTGTTAGCACGAGAAGCCCACGAGGAGAACCACGATGGAGTGGCCGGGACCTTGCTCAAGATGAGAAGAAGAGCATGGGTCGTGAAAGGTCGGAGAATTGCTCAAAAAGCGGTCGAAAACTGCATGTTCTGCAGGAAAACTAAAGCAAAAAGATGCCAGCAAATAATGGGTGATCTACCTCCAGAGAGGACAGAACCAGCTGCCCCATTCCACTACACAACAGTCGACCTCTTCGGACCCTACCAAGTCAGGGATGATGTAAAGAAAAGAGTGTCACTGAAGGTTTGGGGAATTGTGTTTTGTTGCATGGCCTCCAGAGCTATTCACACCGATCTGGTGAACTCTCAGTCCACAGAGAGTTTTCTGTTTGCCTACCAGAGGTTCACAGCACTAAGAGGTCATCCAAAGAAAATCTGGTCAGATCCTGGGACCAACTTCATTGGGGCTAAGCCAGTCCTAGAAGAACAGTACCGATTCCTTGCCAATCTTGACAAAGCTACCCTGGAGGAGAGAACTGCCAAGGATGGCACAGAATGGTCGTGGAAGATTCATCCAGCCGATTCTCCACACCGGAATGGTGCCGCAGAAGCTGCTGTGCGCATTGTCAAGAGAGCACTGCAGAGTCTTGGAGGAGAGTCCGGCCTAAGTTGGAGTGAATTCCAAACAACTCTCTACACGGCTGCCAATCTTGCAAATGAAAGACCAATTGACGCCAGGACACAGAGCCGAGAAGACAGCGTCCAGTTCATCACTCCTAACTGTCTCCTGCTCGGACGAGCATCACAGGGTGGAGATGTCAGAACATTCGACTTCAGTGACTATCCCTACAAAAGGCTTAGAGAAATGCAAGCGCAAGTTAATAAGTTCTGGAGGAACTGGAGTCAACTTGCTGGTCCTAACTTATTCGTAAGAAACAAATGGCATACCGCCAAGAGAAATGTCGCAGTCGGGGACATCGTCTGGATGGCGGACCAAAACGCCCTTAGGGGTCAGTTCAGGATTGCAAGAGTGGTTAGCGTCAACTCGGACAGCAAAGGAGTTGTGAGGGACGTCAATGTCAGAACCTTCCCAAGCTACCCCGTTCCTGTCACAAGGCCTACCAGAGCAAAAGTAATTCACCGAACATCTAAGAAATTCAAAGAAAAGATCCCAGCAGCAGTTCTTCACAGAGACGTAAGGCGACTAGTGGTCTTGCTTCCCACCGAAGAACAGAACTAA